A region of Vicinamibacterales bacterium DNA encodes the following proteins:
- a CDS encoding glucose-1-phosphate adenylyltransferase: MRDTLALILGGGQGSRLFPLTQLRSKPAVPIGGKYRLIDVPISNCLHADLRRIFVLTQFNSASLNRHVGSTYRMDMFSDGFVEILAAEQTPESTAWFQGTADAVRKAARHFARHDADYYLILAGDHLYRMDYAEILDAHVERQADVTIAALPVSPEDATSMGIFTFDWRGAIQQFEEKPDAERLKAIGRSVPAGATFMQLEDDRPFVASMGIYVFTREVLFELLEQEAGVDFGRELIPSALNRYRVVAHLHKDYWADVGTVASFYDANIMLTEPGAPFSFYDHRRPVYTHARFLPPSRVLGSRMERALVAEGCYIDNATVEDSVVGIRTTIASGARVRRSVLLGADTYEAPGADARPVPLGIGPDVELDGVIVDKNARIGAGARLVNAEGLQEADGQNYYIREGILVVPKGAVIPPGTVV; encoded by the coding sequence ATGCGGGATACCCTCGCCCTGATCCTCGGCGGCGGCCAAGGCAGCCGCCTCTTCCCCCTGACGCAGCTGCGCTCGAAACCGGCCGTGCCCATCGGCGGCAAGTACCGGCTCATCGACGTGCCGATCAGCAACTGTCTGCACGCGGACCTCCGGCGGATCTTCGTCCTCACGCAGTTCAACTCCGCATCGCTCAACCGACACGTCGGCAGCACGTACCGCATGGACATGTTCTCGGACGGCTTCGTGGAGATCCTGGCCGCCGAGCAGACCCCCGAGAGCACGGCCTGGTTCCAGGGCACGGCGGACGCCGTCCGCAAGGCCGCGCGGCACTTCGCCCGGCACGACGCCGACTACTACCTGATCCTCGCCGGCGACCACCTGTACCGGATGGACTACGCGGAGATCCTCGACGCGCACGTCGAGCGCCAGGCCGACGTCACGATCGCGGCGCTGCCGGTGTCGCCGGAGGATGCCACGAGCATGGGCATCTTCACGTTCGACTGGCGCGGGGCCATCCAGCAGTTCGAGGAGAAGCCCGACGCCGAGCGCCTGAAGGCCATCGGGCGCAGCGTGCCGGCGGGGGCCACGTTCATGCAGCTCGAGGACGACCGCCCGTTCGTCGCGTCCATGGGCATCTACGTCTTCACGCGCGAGGTCCTCTTCGAGCTCCTCGAGCAGGAAGCCGGCGTGGACTTCGGCCGCGAGCTCATCCCGTCGGCCTTGAACCGCTACCGCGTGGTCGCCCACCTGCACAAGGACTACTGGGCCGACGTGGGCACCGTCGCGTCCTTCTACGACGCCAACATCATGCTCACCGAGCCCGGTGCCCCGTTCAGCTTCTACGACCACCGCCGGCCGGTGTACACCCACGCCCGCTTCCTCCCGCCGTCGCGCGTGCTGGGCTCGCGCATGGAGCGGGCGCTGGTGGCCGAGGGCTGCTACATCGACAACGCCACCGTGGAGGACTCGGTGGTGGGCATCCGCACGACGATCGCCTCCGGCGCCAGGGTCCGCCGCTCGGTGCTGCTCGGGGCCGACACCTACGAGGCCCCCGGCGCCGACGCCCGTCCCGTGCCGCTCGGGATCGGTCCGGACGTCGAGCTGGACGGCGTCATCGTGGACAAGAACGCGCGCATCGGCGCGGGTGCGCGTCTCGTCAACGCCGAGGGCCTGCAGGAGGCCGACGGCCAGAACTACTACATCCGCGAGGGCATCCTCGTGGTGCCGAAGGGAGCCGTGATCCCGCCGGGCA
- a CDS encoding DASS family sodium-coupled anion symporter: MSAADASVRPGRLAAVVVLFAVLALLPHPASVTPQGWRTAAIFVSVIAGMAIQPMPGAALVVLGLTAMAANGVPMREALGGFAEPSVWLVVAAMLMARAILDSGLARRIALLFIRRFGQSSLGVAYALVMTDITLATGVPSITARSAGMVLPIGRSIAELFGSLPGDSAPRLGRFLVAAMYQGSAVACAMFLTGQASNVLAAGLAAKFAGVEVTWSGWLVAALLPGLTSCLVVPWVVYKVVPPEITRTPEAAEFAARQLEALGPIRRTEAITMAVFAGVGLLWLTTGLHGLDVTFVALLGLGVMLITGTLSWDGIVSERAAWDVFIWYGGLLKMGQLLNDTGVPAAFATGVGALLGGLGWFVVLLLVLVLYFVTHYAFASITSHMLALFPPFASVLIGVGVPPMLAVYSLMCLTNLPAGLTHYGTTTGPILFSTGYVTLREWWTAGAWVGAANLAIWLTIGFAWWRLLGFW; this comes from the coding sequence ATGTCCGCCGCTGATGCCTCGGTCCGCCCCGGCCGCCTCGCCGCCGTGGTGGTCCTCTTCGCCGTCCTGGCGCTGCTCCCCCACCCGGCGTCGGTCACCCCGCAGGGATGGCGCACGGCGGCCATCTTCGTCTCGGTCATCGCGGGCATGGCGATTCAGCCGATGCCGGGGGCCGCCCTCGTCGTCCTCGGGCTCACGGCCATGGCCGCCAACGGCGTGCCCATGCGCGAGGCCCTCGGCGGCTTCGCCGAGCCGTCGGTCTGGCTCGTCGTCGCGGCGATGCTCATGGCGCGCGCGATCCTCGACTCGGGCCTGGCGCGCCGGATCGCGCTGCTCTTCATCCGCCGCTTCGGCCAGAGCTCCCTCGGCGTGGCCTACGCGCTCGTCATGACCGACATCACGCTCGCCACGGGCGTGCCGTCCATCACGGCGCGGTCGGCCGGCATGGTCCTGCCGATCGGCCGGAGCATCGCCGAGCTCTTCGGATCCCTGCCCGGAGACTCGGCGCCCCGCCTGGGCCGCTTCCTGGTCGCGGCGATGTACCAGGGCTCGGCCGTGGCCTGCGCGATGTTCCTGACCGGCCAGGCCAGCAACGTCCTCGCGGCCGGCCTCGCCGCGAAGTTCGCGGGCGTCGAGGTGACCTGGTCCGGTTGGCTCGTCGCCGCGCTGCTGCCCGGCCTCACCTCCTGCCTCGTCGTGCCGTGGGTGGTCTACAAGGTGGTCCCGCCCGAGATCACGCGCACGCCGGAGGCCGCCGAGTTCGCCGCGCGCCAGCTCGAAGCCCTGGGGCCGATCCGGCGGACCGAGGCCATCACCATGGCGGTCTTCGCGGGCGTCGGGCTGCTGTGGCTCACGACCGGGCTCCACGGCCTCGACGTGACCTTCGTGGCCCTGCTCGGCCTCGGGGTGATGCTCATCACGGGGACCCTCTCCTGGGACGGCATCGTGTCGGAGCGGGCGGCGTGGGACGTCTTCATCTGGTACGGCGGCCTGCTGAAGATGGGCCAGCTCCTGAACGACACGGGCGTGCCCGCCGCCTTCGCCACCGGGGTGGGGGCGCTGCTCGGAGGCCTCGGCTGGTTCGTGGTCCTGCTGCTCGTGCTGGTCCTCTACTTCGTGACGCATTACGCCTTCGCCAGCATCACCTCGCACATGCTGGCGCTCTTTCCGCCGTTCGCGTCGGTGCTCATCGGCGTCGGCGTCCCGCCGATGCTCGCCGTCTACAGCCTGATGTGCCTCACGAACCTCCCGGCCGGGCTCACCCACTACGGCACGACCACGGGTCCGATTCTCTTCAGCACGGGCTACGTCACGCTGCGCGAGTGGTGGACGGCCGGCGCGTGGGTGGGCGCCGCGAACCTCGCGATCTGGCTGACGATCGGCTTCGCGTGGTGGCGGCTGCTCGGCTTCTGGTAG
- a CDS encoding metalloregulator ArsR/SmtB family transcription factor, with product MKHAAPLAELFQALADPTRLRLLASLASAPGGELCVCHLHAGLGLSQPTVSRHLAYLRRAGLVSARRDGVWMHYRLVRPADPVLDAVFDAAVHALGHVEGTSRDLAKVARAVQAAPPPIG from the coding sequence GTGAAGCACGCCGCTCCCCTCGCGGAGCTGTTCCAGGCCCTGGCCGATCCCACCCGGCTCCGGCTGCTGGCGAGCCTGGCCTCGGCCCCGGGCGGCGAGTTGTGCGTGTGCCACCTCCACGCGGGCCTGGGGCTGTCCCAGCCCACCGTGTCGCGCCACCTCGCCTACCTGCGGCGCGCGGGCCTGGTCTCGGCGCGCCGCGACGGCGTCTGGATGCACTACCGCCTGGTCCGGCCGGCCGACCCCGTCCTCGACGCCGTGTTCGACGCGGCCGTGCACGCCCTCGGCCACGTCGAGGGCACGTCGCGCGATCTCGCCAAGGTCGCTCGCGCCGTCCAGGCCGCGCCGCCGCCGATCGGCTGA
- a CDS encoding arsenite methyltransferase: MSSAVDLKSTVQAKYGEAAKRAASGGLAIGCCGSPSGCGPDPISSNLYDASQQAGLPVEAVAASLGCGNPTALAELKAGEVVLDLGSGGGIDVLLSARRVGPTGKAYGLDMTDEMLALAKENQARAGVENVEFLKGEIEHIPLPDDSVDVIISNCVINLSGNKPRVLREAFRVLKPGGRFAVSDVVVKGGVPADIRKNMELWIGCVAGALEDVEYQQLLAGAGFEGIDIEPTRVYKAEDARAFLAEAGLDRPGLAESIDGRFMSAFVRATKPGPRADGCGCAPGCCS; encoded by the coding sequence ATGAGCAGCGCGGTCGATCTCAAGAGCACGGTCCAGGCGAAATACGGCGAGGCCGCCAAGCGCGCGGCGTCCGGAGGGCTCGCGATCGGCTGTTGCGGCAGCCCCTCGGGATGCGGGCCGGACCCCATCTCCTCGAATCTGTACGACGCGTCCCAGCAGGCCGGCCTGCCGGTCGAGGCGGTGGCCGCGTCGCTCGGTTGCGGCAATCCCACGGCGCTGGCCGAGTTGAAGGCCGGCGAGGTGGTGCTGGATCTGGGCTCGGGCGGCGGCATCGACGTCCTGCTGTCGGCCCGTCGCGTCGGGCCCACGGGCAAGGCCTACGGGCTGGACATGACCGACGAGATGCTGGCCCTCGCCAAGGAGAACCAGGCGCGGGCGGGCGTCGAGAACGTGGAGTTCCTCAAAGGCGAGATCGAGCACATCCCGCTGCCCGACGACTCGGTGGACGTCATCATCTCCAACTGCGTGATCAACCTCTCGGGCAACAAGCCGCGCGTCCTCCGGGAGGCCTTCCGCGTCCTGAAGCCCGGCGGGCGCTTCGCCGTCTCCGACGTGGTCGTCAAGGGCGGCGTGCCCGCCGACATCCGCAAGAACATGGAGCTCTGGATCGGCTGCGTCGCCGGGGCGCTCGAGGACGTGGAGTATCAGCAGCTCCTGGCGGGCGCGGGCTTCGAAGGCATCGACATCGAGCCGACGCGCGTCTACAAGGCCGAGGACGCCCGCGCGTTCCTGGCCGAGGCCGGCCTGGACCGTCCGGGCCTGGCCGAGTCGATCGACGGCCGCTTCATGAGCGCCTTCGTCAGGGCCACGAAGCCCGGCCCCCGGGCGGACGGCTGCGGCTGCGCCCCGGGCTGCTGTTCGTAG
- a CDS encoding TonB-dependent receptor produces MSMTQRWTRAALVLLLAVGFATPPAWAQIGDARFTGTVFDKTGAPVPGATVVARNERTGEERTAVTNGEGRYVLTGLKPSAYTLTAKIAGFDDLTYTALQLAAAQEFSIDLTLAPAGVTEQVTVVGQATAIDLSSARIGVNVSEREVLNLPVNGRQMSQLMLQAPGSQNAGTGTWNDVRFSGRANQQNVIRYDGVEGSAIIDSAPGNINGEIPSPFKLQASLENVQEFRVESNNYPAEFGTGTGGQVNVVTKSGSNAYHGALFEYRRDDALDAPNYFDSTRNLDGTVIQTLPKSSLSQNQFGGSIGGPLAQNRAFFFGSYEGYRLNAGVNFVEAAPSAAAWARAVPSVALLRPGFTAAGAVLLPGASTNPDFDIYQLQSDEKVRENATSLRLDYRANDRWSAYVRVFHDQGTDTRPEGVSGRVVRITDNPSNAVLNLQGTLSDSWMNEFKVGYNAAPSRINGVAPTVNGIDFSNLVINLSGSVANTGIAGQGASSGITIPGGLVRANSATNGRGQPYDPFSLTFADTLSRVAASHLVKVGVDVRAIRMTTDRQGGITYTFPNVTAFLANQPASIQYLGDVSAPSPFNNGATGSRHTAQNYFVAFAQDEWHATSHLTFNVGVRYDYYTPLSERDDLIVKFNIDTGVIDPNTTPLYRSRKDNVQPRISMTWAPGRTVFRAGAGIFVGPGQTEDQIQPVESDRISSTLTSGSQLAFPVDPNVLVANFVDNPNNRSFQPRAYSNDYTIPERIYQYTASVQQELGANFTATAAYVGSQGRNLFLRSVANRVVDVATNPNPASAAFVIREFSIVQRDSAGHVIGVQNPFAEVDYKTSGGHDTYNSLMLSLSRRSARGLSMNVQYTLGKSYGNTGGSNEATTAGNNAKAISDFDYDNGYNNFDVRHTFNFSLLYSLPYGRGRAFGNDAPGVVQALLGGWDVGGIVNARSGLPVPVLIVRPDIVYRDAAGAIYTNPAAGRTAIINVPGGGASRNTRRPDLVPGVDPFIQSGGLLFLNPAAFATPAPGTFGNLERNSIHGPSFKQADLFLAKHFGLGGHRDVEFRAEIFNLFDTVNFANPVGTLPLALPTNATTETNRLQPGQPYSAAAAGTFGRFTSTVGRTVGLGTPRQVQLALRVSF; encoded by the coding sequence ATGAGCATGACGCAACGATGGACGCGGGCAGCCCTGGTGCTGCTGCTGGCCGTGGGCTTCGCGACGCCTCCCGCATGGGCCCAGATCGGCGACGCACGGTTCACGGGGACCGTCTTCGACAAGACCGGCGCGCCGGTGCCGGGCGCGACCGTCGTCGCCAGGAACGAGCGGACCGGCGAGGAGCGGACCGCGGTGACCAACGGCGAGGGCCGGTACGTCCTGACGGGGCTCAAGCCGTCGGCCTACACGCTGACGGCGAAGATCGCCGGCTTCGACGACCTCACGTACACGGCCCTCCAGCTGGCCGCGGCCCAGGAATTCTCCATCGATCTCACGCTCGCCCCGGCCGGTGTCACCGAGCAGGTCACGGTGGTGGGCCAGGCGACGGCCATCGACCTCAGCTCGGCGCGCATCGGCGTCAACGTCAGCGAGCGCGAGGTGCTGAACCTGCCCGTCAACGGCCGCCAGATGTCGCAGCTGATGCTGCAGGCGCCGGGCTCGCAGAACGCGGGCACCGGCACCTGGAACGACGTCCGCTTCAGCGGCCGCGCGAACCAGCAGAACGTGATCCGCTACGACGGCGTGGAGGGATCGGCCATCATCGACTCCGCGCCCGGCAACATCAACGGCGAGATTCCGTCGCCCTTCAAGCTGCAGGCCAGCCTTGAGAACGTCCAGGAGTTCCGGGTCGAATCGAACAACTACCCCGCCGAGTTCGGCACCGGCACGGGCGGCCAGGTGAACGTGGTCACGAAGTCCGGCTCGAACGCCTACCACGGCGCCCTCTTCGAGTACCGCCGCGACGACGCCTTGGACGCGCCGAACTACTTCGACTCGACGCGCAACCTGGACGGCACCGTGATCCAGACGCTGCCCAAGTCGTCCCTGAGCCAGAACCAGTTCGGCGGGTCGATCGGCGGCCCCCTGGCGCAAAACCGCGCGTTCTTCTTCGGCAGCTACGAGGGCTATCGCCTGAACGCGGGCGTCAACTTCGTGGAAGCCGCGCCGAGCGCCGCCGCGTGGGCGCGCGCGGTGCCATCGGTGGCGCTGCTCCGGCCGGGCTTCACGGCGGCGGGCGCGGTGCTCCTGCCCGGCGCGTCCACCAACCCGGACTTCGACATCTACCAGCTGCAGAGCGACGAGAAGGTGCGCGAGAACGCGACCAGCCTCCGCCTCGACTACCGCGCCAACGACCGGTGGTCCGCCTACGTCCGCGTCTTCCACGACCAGGGCACCGACACCCGGCCGGAAGGCGTGTCCGGACGCGTCGTCAGGATCACGGACAACCCGTCGAACGCGGTGCTCAATCTCCAGGGCACGCTGAGCGACAGCTGGATGAACGAGTTCAAGGTCGGCTACAACGCCGCGCCCTCGCGCATCAACGGCGTGGCCCCCACGGTCAACGGCATCGACTTCAGCAACCTGGTGATCAACCTGAGCGGCTCGGTCGCCAACACCGGCATCGCCGGGCAGGGCGCCTCGTCGGGTATCACGATTCCGGGCGGTCTGGTCCGCGCCAACAGCGCCACCAATGGCCGCGGCCAGCCCTACGACCCGTTCTCGCTCACCTTCGCCGACACGCTGTCGCGCGTCGCCGCGTCGCACCTCGTGAAGGTCGGTGTCGACGTCCGGGCGATCCGCATGACGACCGACCGGCAGGGCGGCATCACCTACACGTTCCCGAACGTGACGGCCTTCCTCGCCAACCAGCCGGCGTCGATCCAGTATCTGGGTGACGTCAGCGCGCCCAGCCCGTTCAACAACGGCGCGACGGGCAGCCGCCACACGGCCCAGAACTACTTCGTGGCCTTCGCACAGGACGAGTGGCACGCCACCAGCCACCTGACGTTCAACGTGGGCGTCCGCTACGACTACTACACGCCGCTGTCCGAGCGCGACGACCTGATCGTCAAGTTCAACATCGACACTGGCGTGATCGACCCGAACACGACGCCGCTCTACAGGTCCAGGAAGGACAACGTCCAACCGCGCATCTCGATGACGTGGGCACCCGGCCGCACGGTGTTCCGCGCCGGCGCCGGCATCTTCGTCGGCCCCGGACAGACGGAAGACCAGATCCAGCCGGTGGAGAGCGACCGCATCAGCTCCACGCTGACCTCGGGCTCGCAGCTGGCGTTCCCGGTGGACCCCAACGTGCTGGTCGCGAACTTCGTCGACAACCCGAACAACCGCTCCTTCCAGCCCCGCGCCTACTCGAACGACTACACGATTCCCGAGCGCATCTACCAGTACACGGCCTCGGTGCAGCAGGAGCTCGGCGCCAACTTCACGGCCACGGCGGCCTACGTCGGCAGCCAGGGCCGCAACCTGTTCCTGCGAAGCGTCGCCAACCGCGTGGTGGACGTCGCGACGAACCCCAACCCGGCCAGCGCCGCCTTCGTGATCCGTGAGTTCTCGATCGTGCAGCGCGACAGTGCCGGCCACGTGATCGGCGTGCAGAACCCCTTCGCCGAGGTGGACTACAAGACCAGCGGCGGGCACGACACGTACAACTCGCTCATGCTGTCGCTGAGCCGCCGCTCCGCGCGCGGCCTGTCGATGAACGTCCAGTACACGCTGGGCAAGAGCTACGGCAACACGGGGGGCTCGAACGAGGCGACGACGGCCGGGAACAACGCGAAGGCGATCTCGGACTTCGACTACGACAACGGCTACAACAACTTCGACGTGCGCCACACGTTCAACTTCAGCCTGCTCTACTCGCTGCCGTACGGCCGCGGCCGGGCGTTCGGCAACGACGCGCCTGGCGTGGTGCAGGCGCTGCTGGGCGGCTGGGACGTGGGCGGCATCGTGAACGCCCGGAGCGGGCTGCCGGTCCCGGTGCTCATCGTGCGGCCCGACATCGTCTACCGTGACGCGGCGGGCGCGATCTACACGAACCCCGCGGCCGGCCGGACGGCCATCATCAACGTGCCAGGCGGCGGCGCGTCGCGCAACACGCGGCGGCCGGACCTGGTGCCCGGCGTGGATCCCTTCATCCAGAGCGGCGGGCTGCTGTTCCTGAACCCGGCGGCGTTCGCCACGCCCGCGCCCGGCACGTTCGGGAACCTCGAGCGCAACTCGATCCACGGACCGAGCTTCAAGCAGGCGGATCTGTTCCTGGCCAAGCACTTCGGCCTCGGCGGCCACCGGGACGTGGAGTTCCGCGCCGAGATCTTCAACCTGTTCGACACCGTGAACTTCGCCAACCCGGTGGGCACGCTGCCGCTGGCGCTGCCGACCAACGCGACCACCGAGACCAACCGGCTGCAGCCGGGGCAGCCGTACTCGGCGGCGGCGGCCGGCACGTTCGGCCGGTTCACGAGCACCGTGGGCCGCACCGTCGGCCTCGGGACGCCGCGCCAGGTGCAGCTCGCCCTCCGCGTGAGCTTCTGA
- a CDS encoding TonB-dependent receptor, with product MNVRIASVVLLMAALLGIAAPSALAQAPAATRKVRVTGIVRDDANAISLPGIPVEVVGGETVYTDVDGRYLVELAPGTHELTVTMDGYQPRTVTVTVAAGERPADVNIGLSMTAFAETVTVTAAAPLDAVTSTAEMQLVERKQAPIITDNLGATEMKSNGDSDAASAMTRITGLSVVDNQFVFVRGLGERYSNTTLSGAIIPTTEPDKKVVPLDLFPAGLLDSIQVNKSYSPDRSAEFAGGLVSIVPLKFPARPVVDLSAGLSVSQLATGKSIPLSPIDGHDFFGFDSGTRELPGAFPSNKIVRRGIYTPTVGLSADEITALGRALDDTWRPVSENGAPGQNWGGVFGNRFGKLGVVASATHSYKETFVRERRAFYRVADEGELEAVSDYDMQFGTQRAQLGAVGNLAYQFTPNHRVSLENFYSHGGRDEGRLFEGPNTEAGFYLFNNRLSYVEEGLFSNSLIGEHFFRTLSNSRIDWRVTSARATRDEPDLRETLYQAAFASSTNLTPTGTPVLADESQSGFRQFNTLGDDTVDAAANWSVFSTTGGRPTQWKFGASYVERTRDFQSRRFRFIPIVLTSGGSVAANLTQTPEQLFASQNIGANFRFNEETRPTDAYQGRQTTTSGYGMVDVAVSANTRVIGGARVEQFEQTVDTFDPFGLFERSVTTTNTNTDIFPAVNLVQALGPRTNLRVSYSATVNRPEFRELAPFEFTDVVGSRAVRGNPELERAKIQNADLRWELFPGGRAVFAASAFYKHFAQPIERVVIAGAQPIVTFQNADTARNFGIELEMGHELAPGLFVNANYTYVDSKITLLPEQRTVQTSLERPLAGQSKNLFNVVGEYATGGFSARVLVNYFGDRISDVGANKAPDVLEQGRGTVDVVVGQKFGRFTVRFAADNLTDAAWRFTQGAEDQRSFTLGRTYSVSLGLNVF from the coding sequence ATGAACGTCCGAATCGCCAGCGTAGTCCTGCTCATGGCCGCCCTGCTGGGCATCGCGGCCCCATCGGCCCTGGCCCAGGCGCCCGCGGCCACCCGCAAGGTCCGCGTGACCGGCATCGTCCGTGACGACGCCAACGCCATCAGCCTTCCCGGCATCCCCGTGGAGGTGGTGGGCGGAGAGACCGTTTACACGGACGTCGACGGCCGCTACCTGGTCGAGCTGGCCCCCGGCACGCACGAACTCACGGTGACGATGGACGGCTACCAGCCGCGGACCGTGACCGTCACGGTGGCGGCGGGCGAGCGGCCGGCCGACGTGAACATCGGCCTGTCGATGACGGCCTTCGCCGAGACGGTCACCGTGACGGCGGCCGCGCCGCTCGACGCCGTCACCTCGACGGCCGAGATGCAGCTCGTCGAGCGCAAGCAGGCGCCCATCATCACCGACAACCTCGGCGCCACGGAGATGAAGAGCAACGGCGACTCGGATGCCGCGTCGGCCATGACGCGCATCACGGGGCTCTCGGTGGTCGACAACCAGTTCGTCTTCGTGCGCGGCCTGGGCGAGCGCTACAGCAACACGACGCTCTCGGGCGCCATCATCCCCACGACCGAGCCCGACAAGAAGGTGGTGCCGCTGGATCTCTTCCCGGCCGGCCTCCTCGACAGCATCCAGGTCAACAAGTCCTACTCGCCGGACCGCTCGGCCGAGTTCGCCGGCGGCCTCGTGTCCATCGTGCCGCTGAAGTTCCCGGCGCGTCCCGTGGTGGACCTGTCGGCCGGGTTGAGCGTCTCGCAGCTCGCCACCGGCAAGTCGATTCCGCTGAGCCCCATCGACGGCCACGACTTCTTCGGCTTCGACAGCGGCACCCGGGAACTGCCCGGCGCCTTCCCGTCGAACAAGATCGTCCGCCGCGGCATCTACACGCCCACCGTGGGCCTGTCGGCCGACGAGATCACGGCGCTCGGCCGGGCGCTCGACGACACGTGGCGGCCCGTGAGCGAGAACGGCGCCCCGGGGCAGAACTGGGGCGGCGTCTTCGGCAACCGGTTCGGCAAGCTGGGCGTCGTCGCCAGCGCCACGCACTCCTACAAGGAGACGTTCGTCCGGGAGCGGCGGGCGTTCTACCGCGTGGCCGACGAGGGCGAGCTCGAGGCCGTGAGCGACTACGACATGCAGTTCGGTACGCAGCGCGCGCAGCTCGGCGCGGTCGGCAACCTGGCCTACCAGTTCACGCCCAACCACCGGGTGTCGCTGGAGAACTTCTACAGCCACGGCGGGCGTGACGAGGGCCGCCTGTTCGAGGGGCCGAACACCGAGGCCGGGTTCTACCTGTTCAACAACCGCCTCTCCTACGTCGAAGAGGGACTCTTCTCGAACTCGCTGATCGGCGAGCACTTCTTCCGCACGCTGTCGAACAGCCGCATCGACTGGCGGGTGACGTCGGCGCGCGCCACGCGCGACGAGCCGGACCTCAGGGAGACGCTGTACCAGGCGGCGTTCGCGTCCTCGACGAACCTCACGCCCACGGGCACGCCGGTGCTCGCCGACGAGTCGCAGAGCGGCTTCCGCCAGTTCAACACCCTCGGCGACGACACCGTCGACGCGGCCGCCAACTGGAGCGTCTTCAGCACCACGGGCGGCCGTCCCACGCAGTGGAAGTTCGGCGCGAGCTACGTGGAGCGGACGCGCGACTTCCAGTCCCGCCGGTTCCGCTTCATCCCGATCGTGCTGACCTCCGGCGGCAGCGTGGCGGCCAACCTCACGCAGACGCCGGAGCAGCTGTTCGCCAGCCAGAACATCGGCGCGAACTTCCGCTTCAACGAGGAGACCCGGCCGACCGACGCCTACCAGGGCCGGCAGACCACGACGTCCGGCTACGGCATGGTGGACGTGGCGGTCTCGGCCAACACCCGCGTCATCGGCGGCGCCCGCGTCGAGCAGTTCGAGCAGACCGTGGACACGTTCGACCCCTTCGGCCTCTTCGAGCGCTCGGTCACCACGACCAACACGAACACCGACATCTTCCCGGCCGTGAACCTGGTGCAGGCGCTGGGGCCGCGGACGAACCTGCGCGTCAGCTACAGCGCCACCGTGAACCGTCCCGAGTTCCGCGAGCTCGCCCCGTTCGAGTTCACGGACGTCGTGGGCAGCCGCGCGGTACGCGGCAACCCCGAGCTGGAGCGCGCCAAGATCCAGAACGCCGACCTCCGCTGGGAGCTGTTCCCGGGCGGCCGGGCGGTGTTCGCGGCGAGCGCTTTCTACAAGCACTTCGCCCAGCCGATCGAGCGCGTGGTGATCGCGGGCGCCCAGCCCATCGTCACCTTCCAGAACGCCGACACCGCCCGGAACTTCGGCATCGAGCTGGAGATGGGCCACGAGCTCGCGCCCGGACTCTTCGTCAACGCCAACTACACCTACGTCGACTCGAAGATCACGCTCCTGCCGGAGCAGCGCACGGTGCAGACGTCGCTCGAGCGGCCGCTGGCCGGACAGTCGAAGAACCTGTTCAACGTGGTGGGGGAGTACGCCACGGGCGGGTTCTCCGCGCGGGTCCTCGTGAACTACTTCGGCGACCGGATCTCCGACGTCGGCGCCAACAAGGCGCCCGACGTCCTGGAACAGGGCCGGGGCACCGTGGACGTCGTGGTCGGGCAGAAGTTCGGCCGGTTCACCGTCCGCTTCGCGGCCGACAACCTGACCGACGCGGCGTGGCGCTTCACCCAGGGCGCCGAAGACCAGCGCTCCTTCACGCTCGGGCGGACCTACAGCGTCTCGCTCGGGTTGAACGTGTTCTAG
- a CDS encoding DUF47 family protein, whose protein sequence is MAAFRLIPKEEKFYADFIALADRIVSGATLLEKMLASDPPAWEMGIEIKQVEESCDSVTHEIIQRLNRTFVTPIDREDIHSLAKSLDDVMDAIDAAAGVVRRYRIATMPYGARELASLIWRSAMQVKVAVEALEKKTGVHDRAVEINRLENAADTLHDEALRRLFENEKDAVTILKCKEMLDLLELATDACEDVANVLEGVVVKHG, encoded by the coding sequence GTGGCCGCGTTTCGCCTGATTCCGAAGGAAGAGAAGTTCTACGCCGATTTCATCGCCCTCGCCGACCGCATCGTGTCCGGCGCGACGCTCCTCGAGAAGATGCTGGCGTCCGATCCCCCGGCATGGGAGATGGGCATCGAGATCAAGCAGGTCGAGGAATCCTGCGATTCGGTCACGCACGAGATCATCCAGCGCCTGAACCGCACCTTCGTCACGCCGATCGACCGCGAGGACATCCACTCGCTCGCCAAGTCGCTCGACGACGTCATGGACGCCATCGACGCCGCGGCCGGGGTCGTCCGGCGCTACCGCATCGCCACGATGCCGTACGGCGCCCGCGAGCTCGCTTCGCTCATCTGGCGCTCGGCCATGCAGGTCAAGGTGGCCGTGGAGGCGCTCGAAAAGAAGACCGGCGTGCACGACCGCGCCGTCGAGATCAACCGCCTCGAGAACGCCGCCGACACCCTGCACGACGAAGCGCTCCGCCGGCTCTTCGAGAACGAGAAGGACGCGGTCACGATCCTGAAGTGCAAGGAGATGCTCGACCTGCTCGAGCTGGCGACCGACGCGTGCGAGGACGTGGCCAACGTGCTCGAAGGCGTCGTGGTGAAGCACGGCTAG